From a single Nostoc sp. MS1 genomic region:
- the sat gene encoding sulfate adenylyltransferase produces the protein MSQHPDAIAAHGGQLVNRIATPEQREEFLSKAEFLPRVQLDERAVSDLEMIAIGGFSPLTGFMNQQDYDRVVTEMRLANGLVWSIPITLSVSEEQAASLQEGGLVRLDNPRGEYIGVLQLTQKYRYDKTREAINVYRTDEAKHPGVQVLYNQGPVHLAGDIWLLERSSHPLFPDYQIDPIASRQMFRDKGWKTIVGFQTRNPIHRAHEYIQKCALETVDGLFLHPLVGATKEDDIPADVRMRCYEILLEHYYPQDRVILAINPAAMRYAGPREAIFHALVRKNYGCTHFIVGRDHAGVGDYYGTYDAQYIFDEFEPGELGIVPMKFEHAFYCTRTKQMATTKTSPSRPEERVHLSGTKVREMLRRGELPPPEFSRPEVAAELARAMRVKVLA, from the coding sequence TTGAGTCAGCATCCAGATGCCATTGCCGCGCACGGTGGACAGTTGGTTAATCGCATAGCCACCCCAGAACAAAGAGAAGAATTTCTTTCCAAAGCTGAGTTCCTGCCACGAGTGCAACTTGACGAACGGGCGGTTTCTGATTTAGAAATGATTGCGATTGGCGGTTTTAGCCCACTTACCGGGTTCATGAACCAGCAAGACTACGATCGCGTAGTCACAGAAATGCGCTTGGCTAACGGTCTTGTATGGTCAATACCAATCACACTCTCAGTTAGTGAAGAACAAGCTGCTTCTTTACAAGAAGGTGGCTTAGTTCGTTTAGATAACCCCAGAGGCGAGTACATTGGGGTTTTGCAACTCACCCAAAAATATCGCTACGACAAAACCCGCGAAGCCATCAACGTCTACCGCACAGATGAAGCCAAGCACCCAGGAGTACAAGTTCTATATAACCAAGGCCCTGTACATTTAGCTGGTGATATCTGGCTGCTGGAACGCAGTTCTCATCCTCTATTCCCCGATTATCAAATTGACCCAATTGCTTCTCGGCAAATGTTTAGAGACAAGGGTTGGAAAACCATAGTCGGTTTCCAAACCCGCAACCCCATTCACCGCGCCCACGAATATATTCAAAAGTGCGCCTTAGAAACCGTGGATGGTTTATTCTTACATCCCTTGGTAGGGGCTACCAAAGAAGACGACATCCCCGCCGATGTACGGATGCGTTGTTATGAAATCTTGCTAGAACACTACTACCCCCAAGATCGGGTAATTTTGGCAATTAATCCCGCCGCCATGCGCTACGCTGGCCCCCGCGAAGCCATCTTTCATGCTTTAGTCCGCAAAAATTACGGCTGCACCCACTTTATCGTCGGTCGAGACCATGCTGGTGTGGGTGACTATTACGGTACTTATGATGCTCAATATATCTTCGATGAATTTGAGCCAGGGGAATTAGGCATCGTACCCATGAAATTTGAACACGCCTTTTACTGCACCCGCACTAAACAAATGGCAACCACCAAAACCAGCCCCAGCCGTCCAGAAGAACGTGTTCATTTATCGGGAACCAAAGTCAGAGAAATGCTGCGTCGCGGTGAATTACCCCCACCAGAATTTTCTCGCCCCGAAGTAGCAGCCGAATTAGCACGGGCAATGCGAGTGAAGGTTTTAGCTTAG
- a CDS encoding caspase family protein, whose amino-acid sequence MKRRTFVQRIGSILAVLGITEAEWLAMGNSYYQALAQPTPRKLALLIGINQYRKSSSLSGCLTDVELQQELLIHRFGFQASDILTLTEEQASREFIEAAIGDHLVKQAKPGDVVVFHFSGYGTQLSGESETLQNAIVTTNENQEPPDSQIANYLLEDTLLVLLRSLPTNHVTAVLDTSYSLPSATQPSGLRLRARQESATTQLAAAELDFLKQIKTQPELNPVVVLSATSEPQQAAREVMMSGFSAGLFTYALTQQLWQSTPATAIQVSLSHAASSMQQLGSKQQPGLLTKKKNQPGVVTVDNLLPDSRNGAEGAILAIEEDGKTAQVWLGGLPTQVLEYYGANSRFILATGGQLVVRSRTGLTAKALVSKVADTSPLQGQLIQETVRVLPRNIHLILALDTKLERIERVDATSAFAGVGHISTVVATEQPADYLFGKLPQTPSRYGLFTLGGEIIPNTDGGVGEAVKVAAQRLSAKLSTLLAAKLWRLTQNQGSSRLPIKVTLEIVSSISPRVVMQQQTVRTLDTEKATKKPLNNPIIPIGSKIQYRVQNLSDRPIYFMLLGLKNHRSAIAFYPWQIPQEPNPDTQPQLQQVIIAPNETITLPQTPPASGWVVSDTASTWEHQLIFSTAPFNTTVDILEKAKYSAGDQQPIATLINPLEVGQALLQDLHNGSAIKAEMNGTATDSYILDVNNWASFNFSFQIA is encoded by the coding sequence ATGAAGCGTCGGACTTTTGTACAACGAATTGGCTCAATACTGGCGGTGTTGGGTATAACTGAGGCTGAGTGGTTGGCTATGGGCAATAGCTATTATCAAGCTTTGGCGCAGCCTACACCGCGAAAATTGGCGTTATTAATTGGCATTAATCAATACCGCAAAAGTTCTTCGTTGAGTGGTTGTCTCACCGATGTTGAACTGCAACAAGAATTGTTGATACATCGGTTTGGCTTTCAAGCTAGCGATATTCTGACGTTAACTGAAGAACAAGCAAGCAGAGAATTTATTGAAGCAGCTATTGGAGATCATCTCGTCAAGCAAGCTAAACCAGGGGATGTGGTGGTATTTCACTTTAGCGGTTACGGTACTCAGTTATCAGGAGAATCAGAGACACTACAAAACGCTATAGTTACAACTAATGAAAATCAAGAACCGCCAGATTCTCAAATAGCTAATTATTTATTAGAAGATACTTTATTAGTATTGTTGCGATCGCTCCCTACAAATCATGTTACAGCCGTCTTAGATACTAGCTACTCACTTCCCAGCGCCACCCAACCATCAGGGTTACGACTCCGCGCCCGTCAGGAGTCAGCCACAACGCAATTAGCCGCCGCAGAACTCGATTTTCTCAAACAAATCAAAACCCAACCTGAACTTAACCCAGTTGTAGTCCTATCTGCCACTTCTGAACCACAACAAGCCGCCAGAGAAGTGATGATGTCTGGGTTTAGTGCAGGTTTATTTACTTATGCTTTAACACAACAACTTTGGCAGTCAACCCCAGCCACAGCCATTCAAGTCAGTCTCTCCCATGCAGCAAGTTCTATGCAGCAATTGGGAAGTAAACAACAGCCTGGGTTATTAACTAAGAAGAAAAATCAACCGGGTGTGGTGACTGTAGATAATTTACTCCCAGATAGCCGCAATGGTGCTGAAGGGGCGATATTGGCAATAGAAGAAGATGGGAAAACTGCCCAAGTCTGGTTAGGAGGGCTACCTACTCAGGTTTTGGAATATTACGGTGCTAATTCTAGATTTATTTTAGCAACGGGAGGGCAATTGGTGGTGCGATCGCGTACAGGATTAACAGCTAAAGCCCTAGTCTCAAAAGTTGCCGATACATCTCCCTTGCAAGGGCAATTAATTCAAGAGACTGTGCGCGTATTACCCCGCAATATTCACTTAATATTAGCTTTAGATACTAAGTTAGAAAGAATTGAGCGAGTAGATGCAACTAGCGCCTTTGCTGGAGTTGGTCATATTTCTACTGTCGTAGCCACAGAACAACCAGCAGATTACTTATTTGGCAAACTACCGCAGACTCCCAGCCGCTACGGTTTATTTACCTTGGGTGGTGAAATCATTCCTAACACAGATGGCGGTGTGGGGGAAGCGGTGAAAGTAGCAGCACAACGTTTATCAGCAAAATTATCCACGCTGTTGGCGGCGAAGTTATGGCGACTCACCCAAAATCAAGGTTCTTCCCGCTTACCTATTAAGGTGACGTTAGAGATAGTTAGCAGTATATCGCCACGGGTGGTAATGCAACAGCAAACCGTACGCACTCTCGACACGGAAAAAGCCACTAAAAAGCCACTCAACAATCCGATTATTCCGATTGGCAGTAAAATACAATATCGCGTGCAGAATTTGAGCGATCGCCCTATATATTTTATGCTGTTGGGACTGAAGAATCATCGTAGTGCGATCGCCTTTTACCCTTGGCAAATTCCACAAGAACCTAACCCCGACACCCAACCCCAACTCCAACAAGTAATTATTGCCCCTAATGAGACTATAACTTTACCACAGACACCACCCGCATCAGGATGGGTAGTTTCTGATACAGCCTCCACATGGGAACACCAACTAATTTTCAGCACTGCACCCTTTAACACCACTGTAGATATTTTAGAAAAAGCTAAATATTCCGCAGGCGACCAACAACCCATAGCTACATTAATTAATCCCTTAGAAGTTGGACAAGCATTATTGCAAGACTTACATAATGGCAGCGCCATCAAAGCAGAAATGAATGGTACAGCTACAGATTCGTATATTTTAGATGTAAATAATTGGGCAAGTTTCAATTTTAGTTTTCAAATAGCATAA